In the genome of Eschrichtius robustus isolate mEscRob2 chromosome 12, mEscRob2.pri, whole genome shotgun sequence, one region contains:
- the RTP3 gene encoding receptor-transporting protein 3, with protein sequence MRQDMEVWKQVFQELIREVKPWHTWKLTLDKSLLPNILKPGWTQYQQWTFARFQCSSCSRNWASAQVQVLFHMHWSEGESRGQVKMRVFAQRCQKCSQPSFEVPKFTEENISRILNNLVLRILKKCYREGFTLVEIPVIKEISLEGPHDSDNCEACLQGFCVQSESGLAMWSPISPLPPTISSPVLGITTETPSPTRSSTGGDAVKKKKVLPRQSFPETTQAESLPTSWSPGANTNFQAERRDQNSFNNCTFYSHTAQHTRSLGMSCSCLILIIIIVIVVKTTI encoded by the exons ATGCGTCAGGACATGGAGGTGTGGAAGCAGGTGTTCCAGGAATTAATCCGGGAGGTGAAACCATGGCACACATGGAAACTGACACTAGACAAAAGCCTTCTTCCTAACATCCTGAAGCCAGGGTGGACACAATACCAGCAGTGGACCTTCGCCAG GTTCCAGTGCTCCTCATGCTCTCGAAATTGGGCCTCTGCCCAAGTTCAGGTCCTTTTCCACATGCACTGGAGTGAGGGGGAATCCAGGGGCCAGGTGAAGATGAGGGTCTTTGCCCAGAGATGTCAGAAGTGCTCCCAGCCTTCGTTTGAGGTTCCCAAGTTCACAGAAGAGAACATCTCTAGGATCCTGAACAACCTGGTGCTGCGAATTCTGAAGAAATGCTATAGAGAAGGATTTACGTTGGTGGAGATTCCTGTGATCAAGGAAATCTCTCTTGAAGGGCCACATGACAGTGACAATTGTGAGGCATGTCTGCAGGGCTTTTGCGTGCAGAGTGAGTCAGGTCTGGCCATGTGGTCACCAATATCCCCATTACCTCCCACAATAAGCTCACCCGTCCTCGGGATCACCACCGAAACACCTTCTCCCACGAGGAGTAGCACCGGAGGGGATgcagtgaagaaaaagaaggtaTTACCCAGACAGTCGTTTCCTGAGACCACACAAGCTGAGAGCCTCCCCACTTCCTGGAGCCCGGGAGCAAACACCaacttccaggcagagagaagagaccaGAACTCCTTCAACAATTGCACTTTCTATTCCCACACAGCCCAGCATACCAGGAGCTTAGGCATGAGCTGCAGCTGTCTCATCCTAATAATCATCATTGTAATTGTGGTGAAAACCACTATCTGA